TGCTCAATGCGGCCGGAGTAGATGCCCAGCGAGTAGCCGTAGGTGAGGTGGTACCGCCCCTAGATTTGCAAAAAGGGACGACCACCGTACCCGATCCCCATGTGTGGGGCGATGTGAGCAACGTGGTGCCTATGGTCGAAACAATTCGGGATCAGCTGATTGAGCTAGCCCCCAACCAGGCAGAATTGTTTACTGCTAACGCCGCTGCATACATTGCTGAACTTGAGCAGCTCCACGGCTGGGTCAAGATTCAAACGGCTACCATTCCCCCAACGCAGCGGCAATTGGTCACGACCCACGATGCTTTTCAGTACTATGCCAACGCCTACGGTCTCACGGTAGCGGGCACCCTAATTGGTCTTAGTACCGAGGAGCAACCCAGCGCTCGCACCGTGCAGCAGCTGGTTGCGTCCATCCAGGGGTTGGGAGTACCCGCTATCTTTGCCGAAACCACCATTAACCCCCAGCTCATTACCACCGTGGCCAACGAATCTAGGGTAGACCTGGCACCCCAACCTCTCTACTCCGACTCTATTGGTGCTCCTGGTAGCGACGGGGATAGCTACCTCAAAATGGTGGTGGCCAATACGCGATCGATCGTTGAAAACCTAGGCGGCACAGTGACAGAAGCTCCCTTTTGAGAAATCGCCCTGCTATGGCGTAGCAGCGGCACTGGGTGGTACCCCTTCAAGCACCACCAGCGCTTCGATTACCTTCTTAACCAGAGGAGCAGCGACCGTTGAGCCATAGGCATCGTCTCCCTGGGGTTCGTCGATAACGGCCAGCACCACGTATTGGGGTGACTCGATGGGCAAAATGCCTACAAAGCTGGTGACTCGGCCTCGGCCATAGCCCCCCGATACGGTCGCCTTTTGGGCCGTACCGGTTTTGCCCCCGATGCGGTAGCCAGATAACTTGGCGGCATCGCCAGTGCCTTCGCTGACGACGGCCTCCATCATGGTGAGCACCTGCTGGGTGGTTTGGGGCGAAAAGACGGTCTCAGGCTGGGGACGATCTGGCGTCCATACCTCGTTGTCACCTTCAGTAACCATACCGCTGACTACGTGGGGGGTAACCAGTTTACCGCCGTTGGCCAGGGTGCCAAGCAGTTGCACCATCTTGATAGGTGACAGCGAAAAGCCTTGGCCAAAGGCCGTGGTGGCTGACTCGACTCGACTGCGAACAAACTGCTCGCGGTCTTTCATCTGAGCAGTGGCTTCTGCGGGTAAATCTATGCCGGTGGGTTGGTCGAGGCTGAGTCGCTGCAGCCAGGTAAAGTAGTCGGCGGCGGGCATCTTCTGCATGATTCGCACCATGCCCACGTTGCTGGAGTACTTCAGCACGTCAGTGATGGAAATCGGCCCGCGACCACCAGCGGTGGCGTAGTCGTGGTTTCTGATCTTCCATTCGCCAAACTGCATTTGACCACTGTCGTTAACGAATTCGTCGGGGCTGATTAGTCCAGCTTCTAAAGCGATCGCAATGTTGATTGGTTTGAAGGTAGAGCCGGGTTCATAGAGATCGCTCACAGCCCAGGTCTTGAGAGCTTCGGGGTCGGTTTTGAAATACTGGTTGGGGTCGTAGGTAGGCACACTTGCCAGGGCAAGCATTTCACCTGTTTGGGCCTCCATGACCATGACCGTGCCGCGTTTGGCGTTATGGCGATCGACCACCGCCTGTAGCTCCTGCTGGGCAGTCCGTTGCAGCCGACTGTCGAGGGTAAGACGCAGGCTGGCAGTGCTGTCTAGCTCCGAGTCAACGGTGCTGCTTTCAGTATCAAGCTGATCTGCAGGGCTAGCAGCGGTAACCTCTGCGGTGGCACCAGGCGCTGGCGGCCCATAGATTTCTAACGGAGTTTCTGTCTCAGCTGGAGATTCCTTTTCAGTCGGTGTCAGAGCCAGCTGATCCTGATAGGCAATTTCTAAACCCGCCTGGGGCTGTCCGTCAAAATTGACAAAGCCAACGATGGGGGCAAACAGTTGCTGCTGCGGATAAAAGCGCTGCTGCTGCGGATTAAATTCGAGACCGTCAAGGCGCAGGGCGCGCAGGCGATCGACCGTCGCTTCGGGTAATCCGTCGGCTAGCCGAATGCCGGTAGGCTGCTGGCTAAACTGATTAATTAGATCAGATTCTGGGCTTTCTAGCAGCGGGCTTAGGGTCGCTGCCATCTCTGGAATCGATAGATCAAAAAGCTGAGGATGGGCATAGAGCGTATAGACCACGCGATCGACGGCGATCACATTGCCCTGCCGATCGACAATGGAGTGTCGCACCTGCCGCTGCACTGGCGATGTGAGGCGCTGCTGCTGGGCCAAACTAGATAGGCTGTCGCCCTGGACTAACTGTAGCCAGGCTAATCGCCCGGCGATCGCGACCAGCGACAGCACCAGCAACCCCCACACCAGCAGGATTCTGACCCGGTTAGCTGCTGGGTTGAAGGGAACCACCGCCGGTGGGCGAGGCTGAGGCTGTTTGCGGCGACGGCGACGACGGGTAGAGTAGGCAGAGCT
The sequence above is a segment of the Nodosilinea sp. FACHB-141 genome. Coding sequences within it:
- a CDS encoding metal ABC transporter solute-binding protein, Zn/Mn family; the encoded protein is MATSTLIADWVAEVGGDQVALTSILQPGADPHVYEPVPADTIAFEDADLIFYNGYNLEPNLVRLLNAAGVDAQRVAVGEVVPPLDLQKGTTTVPDPHVWGDVSNVVPMVETIRDQLIELAPNQAELFTANAAAYIAELEQLHGWVKIQTATIPPTQRQLVTTHDAFQYYANAYGLTVAGTLIGLSTEEQPSARTVQQLVASIQGLGVPAIFAETTINPQLITTVANESRVDLAPQPLYSDSIGAPGSDGDSYLKMVVANTRSIVENLGGTVTEAPF
- a CDS encoding penicillin-binding protein 2, whose translation is MASSAYSTRRRRRRKQPQPRPPAVVPFNPAANRVRILLVWGLLVLSLVAIAGRLAWLQLVQGDSLSSLAQQQRLTSPVQRQVRHSIVDRQGNVIAVDRVVYTLYAHPQLFDLSIPEMAATLSPLLESPESDLINQFSQQPTGIRLADGLPEATVDRLRALRLDGLEFNPQQQRFYPQQQLFAPIVGFVNFDGQPQAGLEIAYQDQLALTPTEKESPAETETPLEIYGPPAPGATAEVTAASPADQLDTESSTVDSELDSTASLRLTLDSRLQRTAQQELQAVVDRHNAKRGTVMVMEAQTGEMLALASVPTYDPNQYFKTDPEALKTWAVSDLYEPGSTFKPINIAIALEAGLISPDEFVNDSGQMQFGEWKIRNHDYATAGGRGPISITDVLKYSSNVGMVRIMQKMPAADYFTWLQRLSLDQPTGIDLPAEATAQMKDREQFVRSRVESATTAFGQGFSLSPIKMVQLLGTLANGGKLVTPHVVSGMVTEGDNEVWTPDRPQPETVFSPQTTQQVLTMMEAVVSEGTGDAAKLSGYRIGGKTGTAQKATVSGGYGRGRVTSFVGILPIESPQYVVLAVIDEPQGDDAYGSTVAAPLVKKVIEALVVLEGVPPSAAATP